The Gillisia sp. Hel_I_86 genome has a segment encoding these proteins:
- a CDS encoding phosphatase PAP2 family protein codes for MKMIKNAFLLIVVCFLTFSGFSQEKKDSPYETNFVKDGIWIASTVGLNVLGVKIIQEKDNLSLTDLNKLSKDDIWGIDRWAAGYYSEQANEDSYIPFYASFVMPFALLLNENERGNAGQISVLFVETMATTGALFTITAGLVEKSRPLVYNESLETEKRIDSDEQRSFFAGHTAATAAASFFAAKVFNDFNPDSPLKPFVWGVGAAVPALVGYMRIKAGKHFLTDNLIGYGVGAAAGILIPELHKKGNKNLQIYPTASFNQGEYKFASQGLALNFQF; via the coding sequence ATGAAAATGATAAAAAATGCGTTTCTACTTATAGTTGTTTGTTTTCTTACTTTTTCTGGTTTCTCACAAGAGAAAAAAGATTCACCATATGAGACCAATTTTGTAAAGGATGGAATTTGGATCGCCTCTACAGTTGGTCTAAACGTCTTAGGAGTGAAAATAATTCAAGAAAAAGATAACCTCAGTTTAACAGATTTAAACAAACTCTCCAAAGACGATATTTGGGGAATAGATCGTTGGGCTGCAGGATATTATTCTGAACAAGCGAATGAAGATAGTTACATTCCATTTTATGCCTCTTTTGTGATGCCCTTTGCCCTTTTATTAAATGAAAATGAACGTGGAAATGCAGGACAAATTTCTGTTCTTTTTGTGGAAACAATGGCCACCACAGGAGCATTATTCACAATTACTGCGGGACTAGTTGAAAAAAGTAGGCCCTTGGTTTACAATGAATCTTTAGAGACAGAAAAAAGAATTGACAGCGATGAGCAGCGCTCTTTTTTTGCAGGGCATACCGCTGCAACCGCTGCTGCTTCTTTTTTCGCGGCCAAGGTGTTCAATGATTTTAACCCAGATTCGCCGCTTAAACCTTTTGTTTGGGGTGTGGGAGCGGCTGTTCCCGCCTTAGTTGGATACATGCGCATAAAGGCCGGAAAACATTTTCTTACAGATAATTTAATTGGGTATGGTGTGGGCGCAGCAGCTGGAATTTTAATTCCAGAATTGCATAAGAAAGGGAACAAAAACCTTCAAATTTATCCAACCGCCAGTTTTAACCAGGGGGAATATAAGTTCGCCTCACAAGGATTAGCTTTAAATTTTCAGTTTTAA
- a CDS encoding endonuclease/exonuclease/phosphatase family protein, which translates to MEVHEIMVFVLGIVLFIPTLASITRFDQWWVRGFDFPRIQISFLLIGEIIAFILIFSFDSFWEIALLILLIFSLFYQLVRIYPYTPFAKKKVESFNGNDSKNHISLLVSNVLTTNTSYDKLINLVESRNPDILLTLETDKKWESELEVLEDDYKYSKKIPMDNLYGMHLYSKLELKNIKVKYIIDDEIPSIHGHVILPNGHPVKIHCLHPKPPSPTEDLTSTNRDAELLFVGRDVKKDQETVLVLGDLNDVAWSRTTKLFQKISGLMDPRMGRGFYNTFHTGYFFLRWPLDHVFHTSDFTLVELARLRNIGSDHFPMYIKLNYEPRAEYFQDKPEEADSEEKDWAEEKINNGNPTEMDV; encoded by the coding sequence ATGGAAGTGCATGAAATTATGGTTTTTGTATTGGGAATTGTTTTGTTCATCCCAACCTTGGCTTCTATTACCAGATTTGATCAATGGTGGGTTCGAGGTTTTGACTTCCCTAGGATACAGATCAGCTTTTTGTTAATAGGAGAAATTATAGCATTTATCTTGATTTTTAGTTTTGATAGCTTTTGGGAAATAGCATTGCTAATCCTTTTAATATTCAGTTTGTTTTATCAACTGGTGAGAATATACCCGTACACTCCATTTGCAAAAAAGAAGGTGGAATCTTTTAATGGCAACGATTCCAAAAACCATATTTCCCTCTTGGTAAGCAATGTGCTTACCACCAACACCAGCTATGATAAATTGATAAATCTGGTTGAATCCAGAAATCCAGATATTTTGCTCACTTTAGAAACCGATAAAAAATGGGAATCTGAGCTAGAAGTTCTTGAAGATGATTATAAATATTCCAAAAAGATCCCGATGGATAATTTATACGGAATGCATTTGTATTCTAAACTGGAATTGAAAAACATAAAGGTTAAATATATTATTGATGATGAAATCCCTTCTATCCATGGGCATGTGATTTTACCAAATGGACATCCAGTAAAAATTCATTGCCTACATCCCAAACCTCCCAGCCCTACGGAAGACCTCACTTCTACAAATCGTGATGCTGAACTATTATTTGTAGGCCGGGATGTGAAAAAGGATCAAGAAACAGTATTGGTACTAGGAGATTTAAATGATGTTGCTTGGTCTCGAACCACAAAATTATTCCAGAAAATAAGTGGATTGATGGATCCACGAATGGGAAGGGGATTTTACAACACATTCCACACAGGTTATTTCTTTTTAAGATGGCCGCTAGATCATGTTTTTCATACTTCAGATTTTACCCTGGTTGAACTTGCACGATTACGAAATATTGGCTCAGATCATTTCCCGATGTATATTAAATTGAACTACGAACCAAGGGCTGAATATTTTCAGGATAAGCCAGAAGAAGCAGATAGTGAAGAAAAAGACTGGGCCGAAGAGAAAATAAATAATGGCAACCCTACCGAAATGGATGTCTAA
- a CDS encoding response regulator, which produces MLKVLIIDDDDIVTLVQGKLLQNCNVAKDPLKFKRASDALEYLNSASHENHYLLLLDINMPMMNGWQFLEAIEEMAVKENIYVFMVTSSIDYNDKEKAKNYAKIINFIEKPITAKNCEQIKELPILKRFFEHPN; this is translated from the coding sequence ATGCTAAAAGTATTGATAATAGATGATGATGATATTGTAACATTGGTTCAGGGAAAACTGCTCCAAAACTGCAATGTTGCCAAGGATCCCTTAAAATTTAAACGAGCTTCCGACGCTTTGGAATATTTGAATTCTGCCTCCCATGAAAATCATTATTTGTTGTTGTTGGATATTAATATGCCCATGATGAATGGTTGGCAATTTCTTGAAGCGATCGAAGAAATGGCGGTAAAGGAGAATATTTATGTTTTTATGGTTACTTCTTCCATAGATTATAATGATAAAGAAAAGGCAAAAAACTACGCTAAGATCATCAATTTTATTGAAAAGCCCATAACTGCCAAAAATTGCGAGCAAATCAAAGAGCTGCCAATTCTAAAACGCTTTTTTGAGCATCCAAATTAG
- a CDS encoding histidine kinase dimerization/phospho-acceptor domain-containing protein, producing the protein MLKDDEGDTVRIIGAMQDITEIQNYIKTIEDHNDRLKDIAWTHSHVVRTPLARIMGLVELIQLYPNIDEQSQLLEHIDTSAKELDGIIRNITNKIEDVTLNPR; encoded by the coding sequence TTGCTAAAAGATGATGAAGGAGACACTGTTAGAATTATTGGAGCCATGCAGGATATTACCGAGATCCAAAATTATATTAAGACTATAGAAGACCATAATGACAGATTAAAAGATATTGCTTGGACCCATTCCCATGTGGTTCGTACTCCTTTGGCAAGAATTATGGGCTTGGTGGAGCTTATTCAACTCTATCCCAATATCGATGAACAATCTCAATTGCTGGAACATATTGATACCTCTGCCAAAGAATTGGATGGAATTATCCGAAATATCACAAATAAAATAGAAGATGTTACTTTAAACCCTCGCTAA